In one Solanum dulcamara chromosome 1, daSolDulc1.2, whole genome shotgun sequence genomic region, the following are encoded:
- the LOC129901401 gene encoding protein SENSITIVITY TO RED LIGHT REDUCED 1 — protein MAASAKTPALDKPNPAEDWTVVLPRRGKQKRSFHKVIIHERQKQEQLWTPADIETNPVRESKLMQKIQTCIQKLESSSFWLTFLDQLQTPEIFDWFLKAMGSEGKMQMVIYGIGSIESYEPPRLQLSLAILMTRRFSWIGEVEVFDPVISLAESRVLTTLGCSVLTVNEQGRRQALRPTMFFMPHCEAELYDNLLEANWRPDLLNNIALFGNSFEAYEQHLSVCKNLSLADSRKHIVAIRQFVKELAVDSFSDDLFRAFHGSSWHFFNVDPHSDLCDAKP, from the coding sequence ATGGCTGCATCAGCAAAGACACCAGCTCTTGACAAGCCTAACCCAGCTGAAGATTGGACAGTTGTATTGCCTCGTCGTGGAAAACAGAAAAGAAGTTTTCATAAAGTTATCATCCACGAACGCCAAAAACAAGAACAATTGTGGACTCCAGCAGATATTGAGACCAATCCAGTAAGAGAATCTAAATTGATGCAGAAGATACAAACCTGCATTCAGAAACTTGAGAGCTCTTCCTTCTGGTTGACATTTTTGGATCAGTTACAAACCCCTGAAATATTTGATTGGTTTCTAAAAGCTATGGGCTCAGAAGGAAAGATGCAGATGGTAATATATGGAATTGGTAGCATAGAATCGTATGAGCCTCCTAGATTACAGCTTAGTCTTGCAATCTTAATGACAAGAAGGTTTAGTTGGATTGGGGAGGTAGAGGTATTTGATCCAGTGATCTCTCTGGCAGAATCTAGGGTGCTGACAACTCTTGGCTGTTCTGTCCTAACAGTCAATGAACAGGGTCGACGGCAAGCTTTAAGACCTACGATGTTCTTCATGCCACATTGTGAAGCTGAACTGTATGACAATCTTTTAGAGGCAAATTGGAGGCCTGATCTGTTGAATAATATTGCACTGTTTGGAAACAGTTTTGAGGCATATGAGCAACACTTGTCAGTGTGCAAAAACCTTAGTCTTGCTGATTCTAGGAAGCATATCGTAGCAATCAGGCAGTTCGTAAAAGAGCTTGCCGTTGATTCTTTTTCAGATGATCTATTTCGAGCCTTCCATGGTTCAAGTTGGCATTTTTTCAACGTTGATCCTCATTCAGATTTATGTGATGCTAAACCATGA